The following is a genomic window from Opitutaceae bacterium.
TTTCTCAAGAAGGCTGAAGAGCTGGCGAGGCACCTGGCAAAAAAGGAGTCGGTCGCGGATGTGCCCGGTATGTTGCACGGCAAACCCGAGGCGATCGTGATTTTTGCCAATCTCCCCGACATTCTCGCCGGAGGGGAGTCTGCGCTTCATGACGACAACGCCATGGAGATTGAGAAGCGCGCGGCGCTGGCTCTTCTGATCGATCAAACGATGCACGAAAAGGCGCCCGCAGGATGAAAGGGCGATACAACGCGGGAGAAGCAGGTCCTCAACGCGCTTTTCCCGCTCATGTCCCATGACCTGGAGCCGACCCACAGCGAGCATTTCGTCGGTATCCTGAACAAACACTACCCGACGTGGCGTGAAGCGCGGGCCGAATTGAACGAACTGCCGCTCAGCGCCGAGGTGTGGCGGGAATAGCATTGCGCGACCGGTGCCGTCAATCTGACCTAAGAGCCCCCGCCACAATGAAGACTTCGTTCATCTGTATCGCCATCGCGCTGTCCACGACTGGCGCCGTTGCCCAGGACATCAAGGGACCCGCCCCGGTTTCCGTCTCCGCCGCCAACTACCAGAAAACCGATCGCGCGGAATTGATTCGCAATGTCTCACAAAAGAACGTCGTCAACCCTGCTGCGATGGCGGCCGCTTCAGACACTGCACCCACCCATTTCATCTTTCTCCCCGGGGAGGTGTATGAGTCCGATGTCACTTACGAGGAGCTCTGCAAACTGCTCACCCCCGCCCTGCTCAAGCGAAACCTGATCAACGCGGCCGACGAGCAGGGGCTGATGCGCGAACCCGAAAAGGTGTCGCTGGTCCTGCGCGTGCACTATGGCATCCGTCCATGGCGCCAGCCGATCGTCCGCACGGAGCAGTTGACCTGGAAAGACGGAATCGTCCCCGGTCCCAAGGGGCGCGGACTGCA
Proteins encoded in this region:
- a CDS encoding DUF45 domain-containing protein — encoded protein: MSHDLEPTHSEHFVGILNKHYPTWREARAELNELPLSAEVWRE